A single region of the Halobacterium wangiae genome encodes:
- a CDS encoding DNA-directed RNA polymerase subunit H, with product MVDVSQHELVPEHTVLDEADVEEVLEDYDIERTELPKIRRKDPALPDDAELGDVVQIVRDSRTTDKAVVYRLVIE from the coding sequence ATGGTAGACGTAAGCCAACACGAACTCGTCCCGGAGCACACCGTCCTCGACGAAGCGGACGTCGAGGAGGTGCTCGAGGACTACGACATCGAGCGCACGGAGTTGCCCAAGATCAGACGCAAGGACCCGGCGCTGCCCGACGACGCCGAGCTCGGCGACGTCGTCCAGATCGTCCGCGACTCCCGAACCACAGACAAAGCCGTCGTATACCGACTGGTGATAGAATAA